Proteins encoded together in one Kutzneria kofuensis window:
- a CDS encoding DUF3145 domain-containing protein produces MSNRGKTSGVVYVHSSPSAVCPHVEWAISGTLGVRADLRWSAQPAAPGQLRAECAWTGDPGTGAQLSAALKAWPMIRFEVTEDPSPGVDGERFCFAPGIGLWHARAAANGDIVVAEDQLRALAAKARAGESFAHGVDSLLGKPWDDALEPFRRAGDGAPVTWLHRVG; encoded by the coding sequence GTGAGCAACCGTGGCAAGACCAGTGGCGTGGTGTACGTCCACTCGTCGCCGTCTGCGGTCTGTCCGCACGTCGAGTGGGCCATCTCGGGCACCCTCGGGGTCCGGGCCGACCTGCGCTGGTCGGCGCAGCCGGCCGCGCCCGGCCAGTTGCGCGCGGAATGCGCGTGGACCGGCGATCCGGGCACCGGCGCGCAGCTGTCCGCCGCGCTCAAGGCGTGGCCCATGATCCGGTTCGAGGTCACCGAGGACCCCAGCCCCGGCGTCGACGGCGAGCGGTTCTGCTTCGCGCCCGGCATCGGGCTCTGGCACGCCCGCGCCGCCGCCAACGGCGACATCGTGGTGGCCGAGGACCAGCTGCGGGCCCTCGCGGCCAAGGCGCGGGCCGGCGAGTCCTTCGCGCACGGCGTCGACTCGCTGCTCGGCAAGCCGTGGGACGACGCGCTGGAGCCGTTCCGTCGGGCCGGCGACGGCGCGCCGGTGACCTGGTTGCATCGGGTCGGCTGA
- a CDS encoding dihydrolipoyl dehydrogenase family protein: MTANFDPDTFDVVVIGGGAIGENVADRAVKGGLTAALVEHELVGGECSYWACMPSKALLRPGHALAAARRLPGVPVGDHLDAAKVLARRTYFTSNWDDAGQVQWAEGAGITVIRGSARLDGERRVVVGDRTLIARQAVAVCTGSVPVIPPLEGIADTRVWTSRDATSAKEVPGRLIVLGGGVVGVELAQAWRRLGSEVDLVITGELPLPRLEPIAGELVAEGLREDGVRLHTGSKAVRVSRTGGEIELGLADGAVLKADELLVATGRRPATEHVGVETVGLKPGDTLHVDDSGLVSGVDGQWLYAAGDVTGRAPLTHQGKYDARVVGDVIAARAKGPVETPPWSQYAATADHAAVPQVVFTDPEVAAVGLTADQAARAGIETRVVDLDIAVAGSSVHADGYRGKARMVVDERRKVLVGVTFVGQDVAELLHSATVAIVGEVPLHRLWHAVPSYPTISEVWLRLLEAYGL, translated from the coding sequence GTGACAGCTAACTTTGACCCGGACACCTTCGACGTAGTGGTGATCGGTGGTGGGGCGATCGGCGAGAACGTCGCCGATCGAGCGGTCAAGGGCGGGCTGACCGCCGCCCTGGTCGAGCACGAACTGGTCGGCGGCGAGTGCTCGTACTGGGCGTGCATGCCGAGCAAGGCTCTGCTGCGGCCCGGCCATGCGCTGGCCGCCGCCCGCCGGCTGCCGGGCGTGCCGGTCGGCGACCACCTGGATGCCGCCAAGGTGCTGGCGCGCCGCACCTACTTCACGTCCAACTGGGACGACGCGGGCCAGGTGCAGTGGGCCGAGGGCGCCGGCATCACGGTGATCCGGGGCAGCGCCCGGCTGGACGGCGAGCGCCGGGTCGTGGTCGGCGACCGCACGCTGATCGCCCGGCAGGCCGTCGCCGTGTGCACCGGCAGCGTCCCGGTCATCCCGCCGCTGGAGGGAATCGCCGACACGAGGGTGTGGACGTCCCGCGACGCCACCTCGGCCAAGGAGGTGCCGGGCCGGCTGATCGTGCTCGGCGGCGGCGTGGTCGGCGTCGAGCTGGCGCAGGCGTGGCGGCGCCTCGGGTCCGAGGTGGACCTGGTGATCACCGGCGAGCTGCCGCTGCCACGGCTGGAGCCGATCGCCGGCGAGCTCGTCGCCGAGGGGTTGCGTGAGGACGGCGTCCGACTGCACACCGGGTCGAAGGCCGTCCGGGTGTCCCGCACCGGCGGCGAGATCGAGTTGGGGCTGGCCGACGGCGCCGTGCTGAAGGCGGACGAGTTGCTCGTCGCCACCGGCCGGCGGCCGGCGACCGAGCACGTCGGCGTCGAGACGGTCGGCCTGAAGCCCGGCGACACCCTGCACGTCGACGACTCGGGTCTGGTGTCCGGGGTGGACGGTCAGTGGCTGTACGCCGCGGGCGACGTCACCGGCCGCGCGCCGCTGACCCACCAGGGCAAGTACGACGCCCGCGTGGTCGGCGACGTGATCGCCGCTCGGGCCAAGGGGCCGGTCGAGACGCCGCCGTGGAGCCAGTACGCCGCCACCGCCGACCACGCGGCCGTGCCGCAGGTCGTCTTCACCGACCCGGAGGTCGCCGCCGTCGGTCTCACCGCCGACCAGGCGGCCAGGGCCGGCATCGAGACTCGCGTGGTCGACCTGGACATCGCCGTCGCCGGATCTTCGGTGCACGCGGACGGTTATCGCGGCAAGGCTCGGATGGTCGTGGACGAGCGGCGCAAGGTGCTCGTCGGCGTCACCTTCGTCGGGCAGGACGTGGCGGAGCTGCTGCACTCGGCGACCGTGGCGATCGTCGGCGAGGTGCCGCTGCACCGCCTCTGGCACGCGGTGCCGTCCTACCCGACGATCAGCGAGGTCTGGCTGCGGCTGCTCGAGGCGTACGGCCTCTAG